From a single Brassica oleracea var. oleracea cultivar TO1000 chromosome C5, BOL, whole genome shotgun sequence genomic region:
- the LOC106293074 gene encoding uncharacterized protein C9orf85 homolog yields MGSRQGPPKHQNKFAWVPNAGVKINETEVGGRFRPLSEITGVCHRCREQIAWKRKYGKYKKLTEPAKCQKCLKRNVRQAYHKLCTGCAKEQKVCAKCYSSSEQIMGRDIYEVEAEQKLLDETIKNARERDRRTLLRAMNKDSNPKKSDEEATRSDSSKVGDVFPSTSLEEYANKSGRVSGIIGHGHVVDDEDEDEDDVASEPELDEDHSGDDDEHEEVQK; encoded by the exons ATGGGCTCACGGCAAGGACCACCGAAGCATCAGAACAAATTCGCGTGGGTACCCAACGCCGGCGTGAAGATCAACGAAACC GAAGTGGGCGGGAGATTCAGACCGCTGTCGGAGATAACGGGAGTTTGCCATCGCTGTCGGGAGCAGATCGCTTGGAAACGCAAATACGGCAAATACAAAAAGCTAACCGAACCCGCCAAATG TCAGAAGTGTTTAAAGCGTAATGTTCGTCAAGCATATCACAAGTTATGCACTG GTTGTGCCAAGGAGCAGAAAGTGTGTGCCAAGTGTTACTCTTCTTCTGAGCAAATCATGGGAAG GGATATATATGAAGTAGAAGCTGAACAGAAGCTGCTCGATGAG ACTATCAAGAATGCTAGGGAAAGAGATCGAAGGACGCTTTTGCGTGCT ATGAACAAAGATAGCAACCCGAAGAAATCAGATGAAGAAGCAACGAGGAGCGATAGCAGCAAGGTTGGTGATGTGTTTCCATCAACATCTCTTGAAGAATATGCAAACAAGTCTGGAAGAGTTAGCGGGATTATTGGTCATGGCCATGTTGTTGACGATGAAGATGAAGATGAAGATGATGTTGCTAGTGAACCTGAATTGGACGAGGATCACAGTGGTGATGATGATGAGCATGAAGAAGTGCAGAAGTGA
- the LOC106296001 gene encoding eukaryotic translation initiation factor 3 subunit M, with translation MTTIVPTSEEDPFLSVVQFTSQLAWADAGPEAAEPEISRLCREAEESIVAGKWLELASLMVTSAELVSSKMSEKDLECTYTIICSLVKNANSPEDVLETVKAISSKVVQQPNDKASLRLKILFNLYNLLDHPYARFQVYMKSLTLAVEGKVTEYVVPSFKKIDNFLKEWNVDTKDQRELFLAIANVLRENKSLVKESLNFLTKYLATFSNDDAQVLGEAKEEAVRAVIEFVKASSIFQCDLLDLPAVAQLEKDAKYAPVYQLLKIFLTQRLNAYSEFKAANSECLQSYGLVDEDCVTKMRLLSLVDLASHESGKIPYTSIKDTLQVKEEEVELWIVKAITAKLIDCKMDQMNQVVIVSRCSEREFGSKQWQSLRTKLATWRDNIGNVISTIESNKVTEEGSQTSSSAAPLQGLSVR, from the exons ATGACGACGATTGTTCCCACCTCCGAAGAAGATCCATTTCTCTCCGTCGTCCAATTTACTTCCCAGCTAGCCTGGGCTGATGCTGGTCCCGAG GCTGCAGAGCCAGAGATTAGCAGGCTATGTAGAGAGGCTGAGGAATCGATAGTAGCAGGAAAGTGGTTGGAGTTGGCTTCGTTAATGGTTACTTCAGCTGAATTGGTTTCTTCCAAGATGTCTGAGAAAG ATCTTGAGTGTACCTACACCATCATTTGCAGCCTTGTTAAGAATGCGAATAGCCCTGAAGATGTTCTCGAAACGGTGAAAGCTATCTCTTCTAAGGTTGTTCAACAGCCGAATGACAAGGCTTCACTTCGTTTGAAGAT CCTCTTCAATCTCTATAACCTCCTGGATCACCCGTATGCTCGTTTCCAAGTGTACATGAAATCTCTCACACTGGCTGTTGAAGGGAAGGTTACTGAGTACGTTGTTCCTTCTTTTAAGAAGATCGATAACTTCTTGAAAGAGTGGAACGTTGACACTAAAGATCAGAGGGAACTCTTCCTTGCCATTGCTAATGTTCTGAGAGAGAACAAAAG CTTGGTAAAAGAATCCCTTAACTTCCTGACGAAGTATCTAGCGACTTTCTCCAATGATGATGCTCAAGTCCTGGGTGAAGCTAAGGAGGAGGCTGTGCGTGCAGTTATTGAATTTGTCAAGGCTTCCAGCATCTTCCAG TGTGATTTATTGGACTTGCCGGCCGTAGCACAACTAGAGAAGGATGCTAAGTATGCACCTGTTTACCAGCTGCTAAAGATCTTTCTTACTCAGAGGCTGAATGCTTACAGTGAATTCAAAGCTGCAAATTCAGAATGTCTGCAAAGCTATG GACTTGTCGATGAAGATTGTGTAACGAAGATGAGATTGTTGTCACTAGTGGACTTAGCGTCACATGAATCTGGCAAAATACCTTACACCTCAATTAAAGACACTCTACAG GTAAAGGAAGAAGAGGTTGAACTATGGATCGTGAAGGCAATAACTGCGAAGCTGATCGATTGTAAGATGGATCAGATGAACCAAGTTGTCATTGTCAG CCGCTGTTCCGAGCGTGAATTCGGGTCAAAGCAATGGCAATCACTTCGAACTAAGCTCGCTACTTGGAGG GATAACATTGGAAACGTCATAAGTACAATTGAGTCGAACAAGGTAACCGAGGAAGGCTCTCAGACATCATCATCTGCTGCACCACTTCAAGGCCTGAGTGTTCGTTGA
- the LOC106294948 gene encoding protein LONGIFOLIA 2 isoform X2, whose amino-acid sequence MSAKLLHNLSDENPNLNKQFGCMNGIFQVFHRQQYPARPVYSDVEKSLPPGERKDLVGDINMESDKETGKSTKKKKKSAVKKKHRASSESSSRPSFSSSPRSSSFSSTEVSTTASQFDQPGETQVREQPNVVPMMPFDLKELVKGSINREMRTRRQETAAFTQQQQPNSARTSSNEWNEGRGRALKFKESHRLSYDEREMRNNGYKMGPKLKETPRLSLDSRSSPPPTVSHRRSSSSIVAKLMGLEVIADNFAAEQRKENLFCDSPRPQPTALQRSRSVGSIKKILPASSKFPMEPAPWKQMKAGDAAPTVYGEIQKRLTQLEFNKAGKDLRALKQILEAMEKTQKTHQLVPAATSPAAMNSKSTSIVVMKPAAPVSTSSLQQKAALPNVNVGNTRQTQKVTSGKQNIDSTKSTSTKPIRSRQTLVAKSGKSQQQSVSPRMQPKKLGFERQSRPTTPKSEPGKIQRQLGSRQHTESVSPRRKQGIIKPRSTLQQPDDRLSDASSDLRSLRSDSNISLGSNVDIEVTSKHRLERNCDFTELHTPKQRNPDFRTEQDRPSLKPLKVTVEQPSPVSVLDAAFDEEDSPSPVRKISLSFKEDDELRSEASMWINKPTGVCRSILLPENKGPTQTDSDLLECFPNEDANFKSGDHKYISEILLASGLLKDLEYSKLSIQLNQARLPINPGLFFFLEQNKDSNMTLLDNKHRGRGFSQQQTNLTEKIRRKLVFDTVNEILAQRFTAEGCTKPRFTANPVATMENKSKGEKLLQSLCSEIDRLQENKSKCILEDDEEDIIWEDLQCHRMNLKEFEGENPGIVLDIERMIFRDLVSEVCFC is encoded by the exons ATGTCTGCAAAACTTCTGCATAACTTGTCAGATGAGAATCCAAATCTGAATAAACAGTTTGGATGCATGAATGGGATCTTTCAAGTGTTTCACCGGCAACAATATCCGGCGAGACCAGTCTACAGCGATGTAGAAAAGTCTCTGCCTCCAG GCGAAAGAAAGGATCTTGTCGGTGATATTAACATGGAAAGTGATAAAGAAACG GGAAAGAGTACCAAGAAGAAGAAGAAGTCTGCAGTGAAAAAAAAGCATAGAGCATCTTCTGAATCATCTTCACGGCCTTCCTTTTCGTCTTCTCCACGCTCCTCGAGCTTCTCGTCTACAGAAGTCAGTACCACGGCTTCTCAATTCGACCAGCCTGGTGAGACACAGGTCAGAGAACAGCCTAATGTTGTACCAATGATGCCGTTTGATCTAAAGGAGCTTGTGAAAGGCTCTATTAATAGAGAAATGAGAACCAGACGTCAAGAAACAGCAGCCTTCACTCAGCAGCAGCAGCCCAATTCAGCTAGAACTAGTTCAAATGAGTGGAATGAAGGTAGAGGAAGGGCTTTGAAGTTTAAGGAAAGTCATAGGCTTTCTTATGACGAGAGGGAGATGAGAAACAACGGATACAAAATGGGCCCGAAGTTGAAAGAGACACCTAGGTTGTCCTTGGATAGTAGATCAAGTCCTCCACCAACAGTGAGTCACAGGAGATCGAGTTCGAGTATTGTTGCCAAACTGATGGGGCTTGAAGTCATTGCAGACAATTTTGCAGCCGAGCAGAGAAAAGAGAACCTGTTTTGCGACTCCCCAAGGCCACAACCAACAGCTCTACAGAGATCTAGAAGCGTTGGTTCCATCAAGAAGATACTACCTGCTTCTTCTAAGTTTCCGATGGAACCAGCTCCGTGGAAGCAAATGAAAGCAGGAGACGCTGCACCGACGGTTTATGGAGAGATTCAGAAGAGGCTTACGCAGCTGGAGTTCAACAAGGCGGGAAAAGATCTCAGAGCTCTTAAGCAAATACTTGAGGCTATGGAAAAGACGCAGAAAACTCACCAGCTAGTTCCAGCTGCAACAAGTCCAGCAGCTATGAACTCTAAATCTACATCCATCGTTGTAATGAAACCAGCGGCTCCAGTTTCCACTTCTTCGCTGCAACAGAAGGCCGCCTTGCCAAATGTCAATGTTGGCAACACCAGACAAACTCAAAAAGTCACCTCGGGGAAGCAGAACATTGATTCGACCAAGAGCACTAGCACAAAACCAATAAGGTCGAGGCAAACTTTGGTGGCCAAGTCAGGTAAGAGCCAACAGCAAAGCGTTAGCCCAAGAATGCAACCCAAAAAGCTCGGGTTTGAGAGGCAGTCGCGACCAACTACTCCAAAATCAGAGCCAGGCAAGATCCAAAGGCAGCTAGGTAGTAGACAGCATACAGAGTCAGTCTCACCGAGAAGAAAACAAGGGATAATAAAACCACGCAGTACTCTTCAGCAACCTGATGACCGATTAAGCGATGCGAGCAGTGACTTGAGAAGTTTAAGATCTGATAGCAACATAAGCTTGGGATCCAATGTTGACATCGAAGTTACAAGCAAACATCGGCTGGAGAGAAACTGTGACTTCACAGAGCTGCACACCCCAAAACAAAGG AATCCAGACTTTAGAACCGAACAAGACAGACCATCTCTCAAACCTCTGAAAGTTACAGTTGAACAACCAAGCCCTGTTTCAGTTCTTGATGCAGCCTTCGACGAAGAAGATTCACCGTCCCCTGTGAGGAAGATATCTCTTAGTTTCAAAG AGGACGATGAACTACGTTCTGAAGCATCTATGTGGATAAATAAGCCTACCGGCGTCTGCAGATCCATACTATTGCCTGAGAATAAGGGTCCAACGCAGACAGACTCTGATCTCCTCGAATGCTTCCCTAATGAAGATGCAAACTTCAAAAGCGGCGACCACAAGTACATCTCGGAGATACTGTTGGCATCAGGGCTTCTGAAAGATCTTGAATACAGCAAGCTAAGCATCCAGCTGAACCAAGCACGTCTCCCTATCAACCCTGGACTGTTCTTCTTCCTGGAACAGAACAAGGACAGCAATATGACTCTACTAGACAACAAACACAGAGGCAGAGGATTCAGTCAACAGCAGACAAACCTGACAGAGAAAATCAGGAGAAAACTTGTCTTCGATACCGTTAATGAAATTCTAGCTCAGCGGTTCACTGCAGAAGGTTGTACCAAACCACGGTTTACAGCAAATCCTGTTGCAACAATGGAGAACAAATCAAAAGGGGAGAAACTTCTGCAGTCTCTGTGTTCGGAGATTGATAGGTTACAAGAGAACAAATCAAAGTGTATCTTGGAGGATGACGAGGAAGACATCATATGGGAGGACCTGCAATGTCATCGCATGAATTTGAAGGAGTTTGAAGGTGAGAATCCAGGGATAGTGTTAGATATTGAGAGGATGATTTTCAGAGACTTGGTTAGTGAAGTTTGCTTCTGTTAA
- the LOC106294949 gene encoding uncharacterized protein LOC106294949, giving the protein MSNGVGEGGRAQSREKRKLFQANDFAYAIARMAVAQICESVEVNVYQESQTTREGLRFSSFQESALDKLASVAVEYVQSIGKTAQLYANVAGRVEGNSLDVVQALEDLGSGVGFAGVSDTDRCLADSSVVKDVIRYTGEAEEVPFVYALPRFPVNKEKRLAPSFFEVGVVPPEEHIPVWLPAFPGTKSCHLSEEANAGAIEGEVASKENGPSLPSIQRSFNGGGLEVLKSPNDVGKSTEGEEEVEGNPFLTAPLRFAEKEVSPVFRPLELSINHVSDKHMSNNHRIPVLESSTPSDGINKENGLAESEDGEKKDGARPQQTLLRFKIGTLKRPSCLAIKRSVQEQGWFQEGGDKREKKLGTERIDLGTVDSDVK; this is encoded by the coding sequence ATGAGCAATGGAGTTGGGGAAGGTGGAAGAGCTCAGAGCAGAGAAAAGAGAAAGCTTTTTCAAGCCAATGATTTCGCCTACGCCATTGCAAGAATGGCTGTGGCTCAGATTTGCGAGAGTGTCGAGGTTAATGTCTATCAGGAATCACAGACAACACGCGAGGGCCTTAGGTTTAGCTCTTTTCAAGAATCTGCTCTTGATAAGCTAGCCAGTGTAGCGGTTGAGTATGTCCAGAGCATTGGGAAGACTGCTCAGCTGTATGCTAACGTAGCAGGTAGAGTAGAGGGTAATTCTCTGGATGTTGTTCAGGCGTTAGAGGATTTGGGATCTGGTGTGGGTTTCGCTGGTGTTTCGGACACTGACCGTTGTCTTGCTGATTCCAGTGTAGTCAAGGATGTTATTCGTTATACAGGAGAAGCGGAGGAGGTGCCGTTTGTTTATGCTCTCCCTCGTTTCCCAGTTAATAAAGAGAAAAGACTTGCTCCTAGTTTCTTTGAGGTTGGAGTAGTCCCTCCAGAAGAACACATCCCCGTTTGGCTTCCTGCATTTCCCGGAACCAAATCTTGTCATCTATCAGAGGAAGCTAATGCGGGTGCAATCGAAGGAGAAGTTGCGAGTAAAGAAAATGGGCCATCGTTACCGAGTATACAACGTTCTTTCAATGGTGGTGGGTTAGAAGTACTCAAATCTCCAAATGATGTTGGAAAATCAACAGAAGGAGAGGAAGAAGTGGAAGGTAATCCATTTCTTACCGCACCTCTTCGATTCGCGGAGAAGGAAGTGTCACCTGTGTTTCGTCCTCTGGAGCTTAGCATCAACCACGTCTCTGATAAGCATATGAGCAACAACCACCGCATCCCAGTTCTTGAATCATCTACTCCATCAGATGGTATCAACAAGGAGAACGGGTTAGCTGAATCCGAGGATGGAGAGAAGAAAGATGGTGCAAGACCACAACAGACTTTGTTACGTTTCAAGATTGGAACTCTGAAGAGACCTTCGTGTTTGGCTATAAAGAGGAGCGTCCAGGAACAGGGGTGGTTTCAAGAAGGTGGAGACAAGAGGGAGAAGAAGTTAGGAACCGAAAGGATTGATTTGGGAACTGTCGACTCAGATGTAAAATAG
- the LOC106294948 gene encoding protein LONGIFOLIA 2 isoform X1: MSAKLLHNLSDENPNLNKQFGCMNGIFQVFHRQQYPARPVYSDVEKSLPPGERKDLVGDINMESDKETKLQGKSTKKKKKSAVKKKHRASSESSSRPSFSSSPRSSSFSSTEVSTTASQFDQPGETQVREQPNVVPMMPFDLKELVKGSINREMRTRRQETAAFTQQQQPNSARTSSNEWNEGRGRALKFKESHRLSYDEREMRNNGYKMGPKLKETPRLSLDSRSSPPPTVSHRRSSSSIVAKLMGLEVIADNFAAEQRKENLFCDSPRPQPTALQRSRSVGSIKKILPASSKFPMEPAPWKQMKAGDAAPTVYGEIQKRLTQLEFNKAGKDLRALKQILEAMEKTQKTHQLVPAATSPAAMNSKSTSIVVMKPAAPVSTSSLQQKAALPNVNVGNTRQTQKVTSGKQNIDSTKSTSTKPIRSRQTLVAKSGKSQQQSVSPRMQPKKLGFERQSRPTTPKSEPGKIQRQLGSRQHTESVSPRRKQGIIKPRSTLQQPDDRLSDASSDLRSLRSDSNISLGSNVDIEVTSKHRLERNCDFTELHTPKQRNPDFRTEQDRPSLKPLKVTVEQPSPVSVLDAAFDEEDSPSPVRKISLSFKEDDELRSEASMWINKPTGVCRSILLPENKGPTQTDSDLLECFPNEDANFKSGDHKYISEILLASGLLKDLEYSKLSIQLNQARLPINPGLFFFLEQNKDSNMTLLDNKHRGRGFSQQQTNLTEKIRRKLVFDTVNEILAQRFTAEGCTKPRFTANPVATMENKSKGEKLLQSLCSEIDRLQENKSKCILEDDEEDIIWEDLQCHRMNLKEFEGENPGIVLDIERMIFRDLVSEVCFC; this comes from the exons ATGTCTGCAAAACTTCTGCATAACTTGTCAGATGAGAATCCAAATCTGAATAAACAGTTTGGATGCATGAATGGGATCTTTCAAGTGTTTCACCGGCAACAATATCCGGCGAGACCAGTCTACAGCGATGTAGAAAAGTCTCTGCCTCCAG GCGAAAGAAAGGATCTTGTCGGTGATATTAACATGGAAAGTGATAAAGAAACG AAATTGCAGGGAAAGAGTACCAAGAAGAAGAAGAAGTCTGCAGTGAAAAAAAAGCATAGAGCATCTTCTGAATCATCTTCACGGCCTTCCTTTTCGTCTTCTCCACGCTCCTCGAGCTTCTCGTCTACAGAAGTCAGTACCACGGCTTCTCAATTCGACCAGCCTGGTGAGACACAGGTCAGAGAACAGCCTAATGTTGTACCAATGATGCCGTTTGATCTAAAGGAGCTTGTGAAAGGCTCTATTAATAGAGAAATGAGAACCAGACGTCAAGAAACAGCAGCCTTCACTCAGCAGCAGCAGCCCAATTCAGCTAGAACTAGTTCAAATGAGTGGAATGAAGGTAGAGGAAGGGCTTTGAAGTTTAAGGAAAGTCATAGGCTTTCTTATGACGAGAGGGAGATGAGAAACAACGGATACAAAATGGGCCCGAAGTTGAAAGAGACACCTAGGTTGTCCTTGGATAGTAGATCAAGTCCTCCACCAACAGTGAGTCACAGGAGATCGAGTTCGAGTATTGTTGCCAAACTGATGGGGCTTGAAGTCATTGCAGACAATTTTGCAGCCGAGCAGAGAAAAGAGAACCTGTTTTGCGACTCCCCAAGGCCACAACCAACAGCTCTACAGAGATCTAGAAGCGTTGGTTCCATCAAGAAGATACTACCTGCTTCTTCTAAGTTTCCGATGGAACCAGCTCCGTGGAAGCAAATGAAAGCAGGAGACGCTGCACCGACGGTTTATGGAGAGATTCAGAAGAGGCTTACGCAGCTGGAGTTCAACAAGGCGGGAAAAGATCTCAGAGCTCTTAAGCAAATACTTGAGGCTATGGAAAAGACGCAGAAAACTCACCAGCTAGTTCCAGCTGCAACAAGTCCAGCAGCTATGAACTCTAAATCTACATCCATCGTTGTAATGAAACCAGCGGCTCCAGTTTCCACTTCTTCGCTGCAACAGAAGGCCGCCTTGCCAAATGTCAATGTTGGCAACACCAGACAAACTCAAAAAGTCACCTCGGGGAAGCAGAACATTGATTCGACCAAGAGCACTAGCACAAAACCAATAAGGTCGAGGCAAACTTTGGTGGCCAAGTCAGGTAAGAGCCAACAGCAAAGCGTTAGCCCAAGAATGCAACCCAAAAAGCTCGGGTTTGAGAGGCAGTCGCGACCAACTACTCCAAAATCAGAGCCAGGCAAGATCCAAAGGCAGCTAGGTAGTAGACAGCATACAGAGTCAGTCTCACCGAGAAGAAAACAAGGGATAATAAAACCACGCAGTACTCTTCAGCAACCTGATGACCGATTAAGCGATGCGAGCAGTGACTTGAGAAGTTTAAGATCTGATAGCAACATAAGCTTGGGATCCAATGTTGACATCGAAGTTACAAGCAAACATCGGCTGGAGAGAAACTGTGACTTCACAGAGCTGCACACCCCAAAACAAAGG AATCCAGACTTTAGAACCGAACAAGACAGACCATCTCTCAAACCTCTGAAAGTTACAGTTGAACAACCAAGCCCTGTTTCAGTTCTTGATGCAGCCTTCGACGAAGAAGATTCACCGTCCCCTGTGAGGAAGATATCTCTTAGTTTCAAAG AGGACGATGAACTACGTTCTGAAGCATCTATGTGGATAAATAAGCCTACCGGCGTCTGCAGATCCATACTATTGCCTGAGAATAAGGGTCCAACGCAGACAGACTCTGATCTCCTCGAATGCTTCCCTAATGAAGATGCAAACTTCAAAAGCGGCGACCACAAGTACATCTCGGAGATACTGTTGGCATCAGGGCTTCTGAAAGATCTTGAATACAGCAAGCTAAGCATCCAGCTGAACCAAGCACGTCTCCCTATCAACCCTGGACTGTTCTTCTTCCTGGAACAGAACAAGGACAGCAATATGACTCTACTAGACAACAAACACAGAGGCAGAGGATTCAGTCAACAGCAGACAAACCTGACAGAGAAAATCAGGAGAAAACTTGTCTTCGATACCGTTAATGAAATTCTAGCTCAGCGGTTCACTGCAGAAGGTTGTACCAAACCACGGTTTACAGCAAATCCTGTTGCAACAATGGAGAACAAATCAAAAGGGGAGAAACTTCTGCAGTCTCTGTGTTCGGAGATTGATAGGTTACAAGAGAACAAATCAAAGTGTATCTTGGAGGATGACGAGGAAGACATCATATGGGAGGACCTGCAATGTCATCGCATGAATTTGAAGGAGTTTGAAGGTGAGAATCCAGGGATAGTGTTAGATATTGAGAGGATGATTTTCAGAGACTTGGTTAGTGAAGTTTGCTTCTGTTAA
- the LOC106296000 gene encoding COBRA-like protein 1 has protein sequence MGFLCSSSSSIVFKLGVSIVFLVSFSGYTPADAYDPLDPSGNITIKWDIITWTGDGYVATVTLYNFQQYRHIQAPGWTLGWSWAKREVIWGMNGGQTTEQGDCSKFKGTIPHCCKKTPSVVDLLPGMPYNQQVANCCRGGVINSWAQDPATAVSSFQLTVGQAGTTNKTVRVPKNFTLKAPGPGYTCGPGKIVKPSRFVGTDKRRVTQAMMTWNVTCTYSQFLAQRTPTCCVSLSSFYNSTIVPCPTCSCGCRNTSQPGNCVDSKGPRIASVVVPNTGKSLYVPPLVQCTNHMCPVRIHWHVKVNYKAYWRVKVTITNFNYNMNYSQWNLVVQHPNFDNLTQTFSFNYKPLIPYASINDTGILWGVKFYNDLLMQAGPYGNVQSELLFQKEASAFTLEKGWAFPRRIYFNGDNCVMPPPDSYPWLPNTASHKPISSWFAAILGSISLLLTAFSHGML, from the exons ATGGGGTTCTTGTGTTCTTCTTCTTCTTCAATCGTCTTCAAGCTCGGAGTTTCTATAGTCTTTCTAGTTTCTTTCTCTGGTTACACTCCTGCAG ATGCTTATGATCCTTTGGACCCAAGTGGGAACATCACCATCAAATGGGACATCATAACCTGGACCGGAGATGGCTATGTG GCGACTGTAACGCTGTATAACTTCCAGCAATATCGACACATCCAAGCACCAGGCTGGACCCTTGGATGGTCATGGGCAAAGAGAGAGGTCATATGGGGAATGAATGGAGGACAGACAACAGAGCAAGGGGACTGCTCAAAATTCAAAGGAACCATTCCTCATTGCTGCAAGAAAACACCTTCCGTTGTTGATCTCTTGCCCGGAATGCCTTACAATCAACAAGTTGCTAACTGTTGTAGAGGCGGTGTGATAAACTCGTGGGCTCAAGATCCAGCAACTGCCGTTTCCTCTTTCCAGCTCACTGTTGGACAAGCTGGAACCACTAATAAGACGGTCAGGGTGCCGAAGAACTTCACTCTAAAGGCTCCTGGACCTGGCTACACTTGTGGCCCTGGGAAGATTGTGAAACCTAGTAGATTCGTTGGTACTGACAAGCGTAGAGTCACACAAGCAATGA TGACTTGGAATGTAACTTGCACTTACTCACAGTTCTTAGCTCAGAGGACACCTACTTGCTGTGTCTCTCTTTCATCCTTCTATAACAGCACAATAGTTCCTTGTCCTACATGCTCTTGTGGATGCCGAAACACTTCTCAGCCAGGGAACTGTGTAGA CTCAAAAGGTCCAAGGATAGCATCTGTTGTTGTTCCAAATACAGGGAAGAGCTTGTACGTACCGCCTCTGGTCCAATGTACAAACCATATGTGTCCAGTAAGAATCCACTGGCATGTCAAGGTTAACTACAAAGCCTACTGGAGAGTTAAAGTCACCATCACAAATTTCAACTACAACATGAACTATTCTCAGTGGAACCTGGTGGTGCAGCATCCGAATTTCGATAACCTCACTCAGACTTTCAGCTTCAACTACAAGCCCTTGATTCCTTATGCTTCCATAA ATGATACAGGGATACTCTGGGGAGTAAAGTTCTACAATGATCTGTTGATGCAAGCTGGACCTTATGGGAATGTACAATCCGAGTTACTTTTCCAGAAAGAAGCATCAGCTTTCACACTTGAGAAAGGTTGGGCGTTCCCTAGAAGAATCTATTTCAATGGAGATAACTGTGTGATGCCACCTCCTGATTCTTACCCTTGGCTCCCCAATACCGCCTCACACAAGCCTATAAGTTCTTGGTTTGCAGCAATACTAGGATCGATCTCCTTGTTACTGACTGCCTTCTCACATGGCATGTTGTAA
- the LOC106293917 gene encoding 60S ribosomal protein L39-2 has translation MPSHKTFIIKKKLGKKMRQNRPIPGWIRLRTDNKIRYNAKRRHWRRTKLGF, from the exons ATG CCGTCGCACAAGACGTTCATAATCAAGAAGAAGCTGGGGAAGAAGATGAGGCAAAACAGGCCTATCCCTGGCTGGATCCGTCTCCGTACCGATAACAAGATCAG GTACAACGCTAAGCGTAGGCATTGGCGCCGTACCAAGCTCGGGTTCTAG